From a single Streptomyces liliifuscus genomic region:
- a CDS encoding tetratricopeptide repeat protein: MTERPAQRTPNRQLAALIAEAGFSNAGLARRVDQLGLEHGLDLRYDKTSVTRWLRGQQPRGTTPALIAEVFTRRLGRRLTAQDLGLDACAPVYAGLEFAATPEEAVDIVGGLWRKDSGSHAELRKIAFTPAGLVVPSRDWLIGRADDRVGRGDPGAVRIPVQGRPAVPRQRAQTERGPGQRVTAGDIAALRSVGELFRTLDNAYGGGHARQALVRYLEHELEPMLRGTYGEQTGRRLFAAASDLTRLAGWTSYDIAAHGLAQRYFVQALRLSQAAGDRAYGSYVLVTMSRQAVYLGHGREAVQLARVAQQGVGSSAPPVVQALLYAVEARGHGVLGEVRAATASLVRAERALETARPGDEVPYWARFFDEAQLADEFGHCHRDLQQYRAAAQHAERSLQLRAPGYARSRLFCRVVLASARLGLGELDQACQLGAEAATQASEMRSVRAVEYVRDFERRLEPYKDAAPVRGYRDKVAALG; the protein is encoded by the coding sequence ATGACGGAACGACCCGCGCAGCGCACCCCCAACCGTCAGCTCGCCGCACTAATCGCAGAAGCGGGGTTCTCCAACGCGGGGCTAGCCCGCCGAGTGGACCAGCTCGGCCTCGAACACGGGCTCGATCTCAGATACGACAAGACATCCGTGACCCGCTGGCTGCGCGGGCAGCAGCCAAGAGGCACCACACCCGCGCTGATCGCCGAGGTCTTCACCCGCCGCCTCGGCCGCCGTCTCACCGCCCAGGACCTCGGCCTGGACGCGTGCGCCCCGGTGTACGCCGGGCTCGAATTCGCGGCCACCCCCGAGGAGGCCGTCGACATCGTCGGCGGACTGTGGCGCAAGGACTCCGGAAGCCACGCGGAGCTCCGCAAGATCGCGTTCACCCCGGCGGGGCTCGTCGTGCCCAGCCGGGACTGGCTGATCGGCCGGGCCGACGACCGGGTGGGCCGCGGCGACCCCGGTGCCGTACGGATCCCCGTACAGGGCCGCCCGGCCGTGCCCAGGCAGCGCGCGCAGACCGAGCGCGGCCCCGGGCAGCGGGTGACCGCGGGCGACATCGCGGCGCTGCGCTCGGTCGGGGAACTGTTCCGCACGCTCGACAACGCGTACGGCGGAGGGCACGCCCGGCAGGCCCTCGTGCGGTACCTGGAGCACGAGCTGGAGCCGATGCTGCGCGGCACCTACGGGGAGCAGACGGGGCGCCGCCTGTTCGCCGCCGCGTCCGATCTGACCCGGCTGGCGGGCTGGACCTCGTACGACATCGCCGCGCACGGACTGGCCCAGCGGTACTTCGTCCAGGCGCTGCGGCTGTCGCAGGCGGCGGGGGACCGGGCGTACGGGTCGTACGTGCTCGTGACGATGAGTCGACAAGCCGTCTATCTGGGGCACGGCCGGGAGGCGGTGCAGCTGGCCCGGGTCGCCCAGCAGGGTGTGGGCTCGTCGGCCCCGCCCGTCGTCCAGGCGCTGCTGTACGCGGTCGAGGCGCGGGGGCACGGTGTGCTCGGCGAGGTGCGGGCGGCCACGGCCTCGCTGGTACGGGCCGAGCGGGCCCTGGAGACCGCCCGGCCCGGCGACGAAGTGCCGTACTGGGCGCGGTTCTTCGACGAGGCGCAGCTCGCGGACGAGTTCGGGCACTGCCACCGTGATCTCCAGCAGTACCGGGCGGCCGCTCAGCACGCCGAGCGGTCCCTGCAGTTGAGGGCGCCCGGGTATGCGCGCAGCCGACTCTTCTGCCGGGTCGTCCTCGCCTCGGCGCGGCTCGGGCTCGGTGAACTGGACCAGGCGTGCCAGCTGGGGGCCGAGGCGGCGACGCAGGCGTCGGAGATGCGGTCGGTGCGGGCGGTGGAGTATGTGCGGGACTTCGAACGCCGGTTGGAGCCGTACAAGGACGCTGCGCCGGTCAGGGGGTACCGCGACAAGGTCGCGGCCCTCGGCTGA
- a CDS encoding DUF4191 domain-containing protein — MARKESAADAANPGRLKQIALTYKMTRKADKMIGLVLAAVGIGTLGVFLAIGFLIGHPIYLGILGLLLAFLASAIVFGRRAERAAFGQMEGQPGAAAAVLDNVGRGWTTTPAVAMNRSQDVVHRAVGKAGIVLVAEGNPNRVKSLLAAEKKKMARIVADVPVHDILVGTGEGQVELKKLRTTMLKLPRVLSGPQVTATNDRLRALGDLMSNMPLPKGPMPKGMRMPRGGPKMR, encoded by the coding sequence ATGGCGAGGAAGGAATCCGCAGCGGACGCTGCGAACCCCGGGCGACTCAAGCAGATCGCCCTGACTTACAAGATGACCCGCAAGGCCGACAAGATGATCGGTCTTGTGCTCGCGGCTGTCGGAATCGGCACCCTCGGTGTCTTCCTCGCGATCGGCTTCTTGATCGGGCACCCGATCTATCTCGGCATTCTCGGCCTCCTGCTCGCCTTCCTCGCGTCGGCGATCGTCTTCGGACGCCGGGCCGAGCGTGCGGCGTTCGGGCAGATGGAGGGCCAGCCGGGTGCGGCCGCCGCGGTGCTCGACAACGTCGGGCGCGGCTGGACGACCACCCCGGCGGTGGCGATGAACCGCAGCCAGGACGTGGTCCACCGGGCCGTCGGCAAGGCCGGCATCGTCCTGGTCGCCGAGGGCAACCCGAACCGGGTGAAGAGCCTGCTGGCCGCCGAGAAGAAGAAGATGGCCCGCATCGTCGCGGACGTGCCGGTGCACGACATCCTCGTCGGCACGGGCGAGGGCCAGGTCGAGCTCAAGAAGCTCCGCACGACGATGCTGAAGCTGCCCCGCGTGCTGTCCGGTCCTCAGGTCACGGCGACCAACGACCGGTTGCGCGCGCTCGGCGACCTCATGTCGAACATGCCACTCCCCAAGGGCCCGATGCCCAAGGGCATGCGCATGCCGCGCGGCGGCCCGAAAATGCGCTGA
- the glnA gene encoding type I glutamate--ammonia ligase: protein MFQNADEAKKFIKDEDVKFVDVRFCDLPGVMQHFTLPAEAFDPTEELAFDGSSIRGFQAIHESDMALRADLSTARVDPFRRDKTVNINFFIHDPITGEQYSRDPRNVAKKAEAYLASTGIADTAYFGPEAEFYVFDSVRFETKSNESFYHIDSEAGAWNTGAIEDNRGYKVRYKGGYFPTPPVDHFADLRAEISLELAKSGLQVERQHHEVGTAGQAEINYKFNTLLAAADDLQLFKYIVKNVAWRNGKTATFMPKPIFGDNGSGMHVHQSLWTNGDPLFYDEAGYAGLSDTARYYIGGILKHAPSLLAFTNPTVNSYHRLVPGFEAPINLVYSQRNRSAAMRIPITGSNPKAKRVEFRAPDSSGNPYLAFSALLLAGLDGIKNKIEPAEPIDKDLYELAPEEHAGVAQVPTSLPAVLDRLEADHEFLLAGNVFTPDLIETWIDYKRTNEIAPLQLRPHPHEFELYYDV from the coding sequence ATGTTCCAGAACGCCGACGAGGCCAAGAAGTTCATCAAGGACGAAGACGTCAAGTTCGTCGATGTCCGCTTCTGCGACCTGCCGGGTGTGATGCAGCACTTCACGCTGCCGGCAGAGGCCTTCGACCCGACCGAGGAACTGGCCTTCGACGGCTCCTCCATCCGCGGCTTCCAGGCCATCCACGAGTCCGACATGGCGCTCCGCGCCGACCTGTCCACCGCGCGCGTCGACCCCTTCCGCCGCGACAAGACGGTCAACATCAACTTCTTCATCCACGACCCGATCACGGGCGAGCAGTACTCCCGTGACCCGCGCAACGTGGCGAAGAAGGCCGAGGCGTACCTCGCGTCGACCGGCATCGCCGACACCGCGTACTTCGGCCCCGAGGCCGAGTTCTACGTCTTCGACAGCGTGCGCTTCGAGACCAAGTCGAACGAGTCCTTCTACCACATCGACTCCGAGGCGGGCGCCTGGAACACCGGCGCCATCGAGGACAACCGCGGCTACAAGGTCCGCTACAAGGGCGGTTACTTCCCGACCCCGCCGGTCGACCACTTCGCCGACCTCCGTGCCGAGATCTCCCTGGAGCTGGCCAAGTCCGGCCTCCAGGTCGAGCGCCAGCACCACGAGGTGGGCACCGCCGGCCAGGCCGAGATCAACTACAAGTTCAACACGCTGCTCGCCGCGGCCGACGACCTCCAGCTCTTCAAGTACATCGTGAAGAACGTCGCCTGGCGCAACGGCAAGACCGCGACCTTCATGCCGAAGCCGATCTTCGGTGACAACGGCTCGGGCATGCACGTCCACCAGTCGCTGTGGACGAACGGCGACCCGCTGTTCTACGACGAGGCCGGCTACGCGGGCCTGTCGGACACCGCCCGCTACTACATCGGCGGCATCCTCAAGCACGCCCCGTCGCTGCTGGCCTTCACCAACCCGACGGTGAACTCGTACCACCGCCTGGTCCCGGGCTTCGAGGCCCCGATCAACCTGGTCTACTCGCAGCGCAACCGCTCCGCGGCCATGCGTATCCCGATCACGGGCTCGAACCCGAAGGCCAAGCGCGTCGAGTTCCGCGCGCCCGACTCCTCCGGCAACCCGTACCTCGCCTTCTCGGCGCTGCTGCTCGCGGGTCTCGACGGCATCAAGAACAAGATCGAGCCGGCCGAGCCGATCGACAAGGACCTCTACGAGCTGGCCCCCGAGGAGCACGCGGGTGTCGCCCAGGTCCCGACCTCCCTCCCGGCCGTCCTGGACCGGCTTGAGGCCGACCACGAGTTCCTGCTCGCGGGCAACGTCTTCACGCCCGACCTGATCGAGACGTGGATCGACTACAAGCGCACCAACGAGATCGCTCCGCTGCAGCTGCGTCCGCACCCGCACGAGTTCGAGCTCTACTACGACGTGTGA
- a CDS encoding GNAT family N-acetyltransferase gives MPEPSIRTARPDDEEALGRLDRAIWSHQHAVRPQEQPPYDPFFNERFGPRDHLVAELEGRVIGYVRLGFPTPLVSNAHVRQIQGLAVAEEARGHGVGRALIRAVVAESRRQGALRITLRVLGHNTPARKLYESEGFVVEGVQPGEFYLDGEYVDDVLMGRGL, from the coding sequence ATGCCCGAGCCGTCCATACGCACCGCCCGGCCCGACGACGAAGAGGCGCTGGGCCGTCTCGACCGCGCGATCTGGTCCCATCAGCACGCCGTCAGACCCCAGGAGCAGCCGCCGTACGACCCGTTCTTCAACGAGCGCTTCGGCCCCCGCGACCACCTGGTGGCGGAGCTGGAGGGGCGCGTCATCGGCTATGTGCGGCTCGGCTTCCCCACCCCGCTCGTCTCGAACGCGCACGTACGGCAGATCCAGGGCCTCGCCGTCGCCGAAGAGGCACGCGGTCACGGCGTGGGCCGGGCCCTGATCCGCGCGGTCGTCGCCGAGTCCCGCCGCCAGGGCGCCCTGCGGATCACCCTGCGAGTCCTCGGCCACAACACCCCGGCCCGCAAGCTGTACGAGTCGGAGGGCTTCGTCGTCGAGGGGGTCCAGCCCGGGGAGTTCTATCTGGACGGGGAGTACGTGGACGACGTACTCATGGGCCGCGGCCTCTGA
- a CDS encoding NAD(P)/FAD-dependent oxidoreductase — MLEPAYQADVVIVGAGVAGLAAAHRLNSAGVTTVVLEAAPYVGGRMTTEKVDGFRLDRIGQLLSTSYPELRLTPGLDRLALRPFAPGVLVHADGRVHRAGEPAGAGGARGALDAARALVSPPRRVRQIPAAAVPPVSRAFPPLGGALDQARLAAALGRIATVPVERLLARPERPAGRALAARGMPARTVEGFLRPLLAALLCDPDLTTSSRCADLALRAFASGRLCVPEGGADTLPELLASALPPGTVRTGVRVTSVSTTSVTTADHGELRCRAILVATDAHAAAELLPGLRVPPFHQVTVVHHTADEVPLAEPALLLDADRRGPVAHTAVISQVDPTRAPVGRALISSTILGAPPADTDRAVRAQLAALYGTATHRWELLAVHHTPDAVPAMPPPHDLRRPVRLLAGLYVCGDHRDTSTVQGALHSGHRAARALLTDLGVNSAPTATPLTASTAA; from the coding sequence GTGCTTGAGCCCGCGTATCAGGCGGACGTCGTCATCGTGGGAGCCGGAGTCGCCGGACTCGCGGCCGCCCATCGGCTGAACAGCGCAGGTGTAACGACCGTGGTCCTGGAGGCCGCCCCTTACGTGGGTGGCCGTATGACGACCGAGAAGGTCGACGGCTTCCGTCTCGACCGCATCGGCCAGCTCCTCTCCACGTCCTATCCCGAGCTACGGCTCACCCCGGGCCTCGACAGGCTCGCCCTGCGGCCGTTCGCCCCCGGCGTGCTCGTTCACGCCGACGGCCGCGTCCACCGGGCCGGCGAGCCCGCAGGCGCCGGGGGCGCACGGGGCGCACTCGACGCGGCGCGCGCCCTGGTGAGCCCCCCTCGCAGGGTCAGGCAGATACCGGCGGCCGCCGTGCCGCCCGTGTCGCGGGCCTTCCCGCCGCTCGGCGGAGCCCTCGACCAGGCCCGGCTCGCCGCGGCTCTGGGACGGATCGCGACCGTCCCCGTGGAACGGCTGCTTGCCCGGCCCGAGCGGCCCGCGGGGCGCGCGCTCGCGGCCCGCGGCATGCCGGCCCGTACGGTCGAGGGTTTTCTGCGCCCGCTGCTTGCCGCGCTGCTCTGCGACCCGGATCTGACGACGTCCAGCCGGTGCGCGGACCTCGCGCTGCGCGCCTTCGCCTCGGGCCGGCTGTGCGTCCCGGAGGGCGGCGCAGACACGCTGCCCGAGTTGCTGGCGTCGGCCCTGCCGCCCGGGACGGTCCGCACCGGGGTGCGGGTCACCTCCGTGTCCACCACCTCCGTGACGACGGCGGACCACGGCGAACTCCGTTGCCGGGCCATCCTGGTGGCGACCGACGCCCACGCCGCCGCCGAGCTGCTGCCGGGTCTGCGGGTGCCGCCGTTCCACCAGGTCACCGTGGTGCACCACACGGCCGACGAGGTGCCCCTGGCGGAGCCCGCGCTGCTCCTGGACGCGGACCGCCGGGGCCCGGTGGCCCACACCGCGGTCATCAGCCAGGTCGACCCGACCCGTGCCCCCGTGGGCCGCGCGCTGATCTCGTCCACGATCCTCGGCGCACCGCCCGCGGACACGGACCGGGCCGTACGCGCCCAGCTGGCCGCCCTCTACGGCACCGCCACGCACCGCTGGGAGCTGCTCGCGGTCCACCACACCCCCGACGCGGTCCCCGCGATGCCGCCCCCGCACGACCTCCGGCGCCCGGTCCGCCTCCTTGCCGGCCTGTACGTCTGCGGCGACCACCGCGACACCAGCACGGTCCAGGGCGCCTTGCACTCGGGCCACCGGGCCGCGAGGGCCCTCCTCACGGACCTCGGCGTCAACTCGGCCCCCACGGCGACCCCGTTAACGGCCTCGACCGCCGCGTAG
- a CDS encoding TIGR01777 family oxidoreductase has protein sequence METSRIAVAGASGLIGSALVRSLAADGHEVVRLVRRTPRAKDEVEWDPERQYVDAAGLVGCDAVVNLAGAGIGDRRWTDAYKRKIRDSRLLGTAALAEAVASLDRPPQVFLNGSAMGIYGDTGERAVDESAPPAIGFLPSLCVEWEEAAAPAEEAGVRTVFARTGLVVAAKGGAWGRLFPLFKAGLGGRMGDGRQYWSYIALHDHVAALRFLIDSESLSGPFNLTAPEPLTNREITAAMGRVLRRPAVFAVPAPVLKVVLGEMAQEVLGSQRVVPARLLESGFTFAFPGIEEAIRAVR, from the coding sequence ATGGAGACTTCCCGAATCGCCGTGGCCGGCGCGTCCGGCCTCATCGGCAGCGCCCTGGTGCGCTCGCTGGCCGCCGACGGGCACGAGGTGGTGCGGCTGGTGCGCCGTACGCCCCGGGCGAAGGACGAGGTCGAGTGGGACCCCGAACGGCAGTACGTCGACGCGGCGGGGCTCGTCGGCTGCGACGCGGTGGTGAACCTCGCGGGCGCCGGCATCGGTGACCGCCGGTGGACCGACGCGTACAAGCGGAAGATCCGGGACAGCCGGCTGCTCGGCACGGCCGCGCTGGCGGAGGCCGTCGCCTCCCTCGACCGGCCGCCACAGGTCTTCCTGAACGGCAGCGCGATGGGCATCTACGGAGACACCGGCGAGCGGGCCGTGGACGAGAGCGCGCCTCCCGCGATCGGGTTCCTGCCCTCGCTGTGCGTGGAGTGGGAGGAGGCGGCGGCCCCCGCGGAGGAGGCGGGCGTACGGACCGTCTTCGCGCGCACCGGCCTGGTGGTGGCCGCGAAGGGCGGCGCCTGGGGGCGGCTCTTCCCGCTCTTCAAGGCGGGGCTCGGCGGGCGGATGGGCGACGGGCGGCAGTACTGGAGCTACATCGCGCTGCACGACCACGTGGCCGCGCTGCGGTTTCTGATCGACTCCGAGTCGCTGTCCGGCCCGTTCAACCTGACGGCTCCTGAGCCGCTCACCAACCGGGAGATCACGGCCGCGATGGGGCGCGTGCTGCGTCGGCCCGCGGTCTTCGCGGTGCCCGCGCCTGTGCTGAAGGTTGTGCTCGGGGAGATGGCGCAGGAGGTTCTGGGGAGCCAACGGGTCGTTCCTGCGCGGCTGTTGGAGTCGGGGTTCACTTTCGCGTTTCCGGGGATCGAGGAAGCCATCCGGGCGGTGCGGTAG
- a CDS encoding SCO2195 family GlnR-regulated protein, which yields MQTAPVRATPIPSFGDALRAVESLLLSSGQRTARRNAWTSVLEDRRRAKDRVEAQLVLEKSLSGRH from the coding sequence ATGCAGACCGCGCCCGTACGAGCCACACCGATTCCGTCGTTCGGCGATGCACTCCGTGCCGTCGAGTCACTGCTCCTGAGCAGCGGCCAGCGCACCGCCCGCCGCAACGCCTGGACCTCCGTCCTGGAGGACCGCCGCCGCGCCAAGGACCGCGTCGAGGCCCAGCTCGTGCTGGAGAAGAGCCTCAGCGGCCGTCACTGA
- the lipB gene encoding lipoyl(octanoyl) transferase LipB, translated as MSELRFVRMGFGADAVEYQEAWDEQRRVHTARFQDEIPDTCLLLEHPPVYTAGRRTADSERPLDGTPVVDVDRGGKITWHGPGQLVGYPIQKLPRPVDVVAHLRRLEDAMIRVCAEFGVETSRVEGRAGVWVLGDPVAERPSLGGLSLDFDPRLADEEFDPRLDGPEYAPSNAGQRREDRKICAMGIRVAKGVTMHGFALNVNPDTSSFDKIIPCGIRDAGVTSLAHELGRDVTIAEVLPVAERHLRDVLANAELRPREVERAVV; from the coding sequence GTGAGTGAGTTGCGGTTCGTCCGCATGGGTTTCGGTGCGGACGCCGTCGAGTACCAGGAGGCCTGGGACGAGCAGCGCCGTGTGCACACGGCCCGCTTCCAGGACGAGATCCCCGACACCTGTCTGCTCCTTGAGCACCCGCCGGTCTACACGGCGGGGCGGCGCACGGCGGACAGTGAGCGGCCCCTCGACGGCACGCCCGTCGTCGACGTGGACCGCGGCGGCAAGATCACCTGGCACGGGCCGGGGCAGCTGGTCGGCTACCCGATCCAGAAGCTTCCCCGTCCGGTCGACGTCGTCGCCCACCTGCGCCGCCTCGAGGACGCGATGATCCGGGTCTGCGCGGAGTTCGGTGTCGAGACGAGCCGGGTGGAGGGGCGGGCCGGTGTCTGGGTCCTCGGCGACCCGGTGGCCGAGCGGCCCTCTCTCGGCGGGCTCTCCCTCGACTTCGACCCCCGGCTCGCGGACGAGGAGTTCGATCCCCGGCTCGACGGGCCCGAGTACGCGCCGTCCAACGCGGGGCAGCGGCGCGAGGACCGGAAGATCTGCGCCATGGGCATCCGGGTCGCCAAGGGCGTCACGATGCATGGCTTCGCGCTGAACGTGAACCCCGACACGTCCAGCTTCGACAAGATCATCCCCTGCGGCATCCGTGACGCGGGGGTCACGTCGCTGGCCCACGAGTTGGGCCGCGACGTCACCATCGCGGAGGTCCTGCCGGTGGCCGAGCGCCATCTGCGAGACGTCCTCGCGAACGCGGAGCTGAGGCCGCGGGAGGTGGAGCGGGCGGTGGTGTAG
- a CDS encoding RDD family protein: MDNRQAIGSWLSGPRAAAEEAGADFGYRGEQLGLPESGPGSIARPGRRLGALAVDWGLCLLIAYGLITDGYGQATGNWALAVFFGVSVLTVGTIGFTPGKRLFGLRVLALDTGTVNPLRALLRTILLCVALPALIWDRDGRGLHDRLARTVEVRI; encoded by the coding sequence GTGGACAACAGGCAAGCAATCGGATCGTGGCTCTCCGGACCCCGCGCGGCCGCGGAGGAAGCCGGTGCCGACTTCGGATACCGCGGCGAACAGCTGGGTCTGCCCGAGTCGGGCCCCGGCTCGATCGCCCGCCCCGGGAGGCGCCTTGGCGCCCTCGCCGTCGACTGGGGCCTGTGCCTCTTGATCGCATACGGCCTGATCACCGACGGCTACGGCCAGGCGACCGGCAACTGGGCGCTGGCCGTCTTCTTCGGCGTGAGCGTCCTGACCGTCGGCACGATCGGCTTCACCCCCGGCAAGCGCCTGTTCGGCCTCCGCGTCCTCGCGCTGGACACCGGCACGGTCAACCCGCTCCGCGCCCTCCTGCGCACGATCCTCCTGTGCGTCGCCCTCCCGGCGCTGATCTGGGACCGCGACGGCAGGGGCCTGCACGACCGCCTGGCCCGCACGGTCGAGGTCAGGATCTGA
- a CDS encoding TetR family transcriptional regulator produces MSTKSSAATRTPSLTERRKAATQFDIARAAAELFTERGPDGTTAEEIAVRAGVALRTFYRYFRNKQDAVGPLLAIGGDHWRERLAAAEPGTPLPRALETAVTASLTVPHEAKAEGLRWTRGLLRASAEDPALRAVWYRVNQESEDKLIPLVARLAGDDADPLEIRLAAAAATDAIRVALETWAESDADVEGPGSPAELAVRCLRELTGGMRLLAEPRNV; encoded by the coding sequence GTGAGCACCAAGTCGTCCGCAGCGACCAGGACCCCGTCGCTGACCGAGCGCCGCAAGGCGGCAACCCAGTTCGACATCGCCCGCGCCGCCGCCGAGCTCTTCACCGAGCGCGGCCCCGACGGCACCACGGCCGAGGAGATCGCCGTACGCGCCGGTGTGGCGCTGCGGACCTTCTACCGCTACTTCCGCAACAAGCAGGACGCCGTCGGCCCCCTCCTCGCCATCGGCGGCGACCACTGGCGCGAGCGGCTGGCGGCGGCCGAGCCGGGCACCCCGCTCCCCCGGGCGCTGGAAACGGCCGTCACCGCGTCGCTGACCGTCCCCCACGAGGCCAAGGCGGAGGGGCTGCGCTGGACGCGGGGCCTGCTGCGGGCGTCCGCCGAGGACCCGGCGCTGCGCGCGGTCTGGTACCGCGTGAACCAGGAGTCCGAGGACAAGCTCATCCCCCTGGTGGCCCGGCTGGCGGGCGACGACGCCGACCCGCTGGAGATCCGCCTCGCCGCCGCGGCCGCCACGGACGCGATCCGGGTCGCCCTGGAGACCTGGGCCGAGTCGGACGCGGACGTCGAGGGCCCTGGCTCCCCCGCGGAACTCGCGGTGCGCTGCCTGCGGGAACTGACGGGCGGGATGCGGTTGTTGGCGGAGCCGCGGAACGTCTGA
- the lipA gene encoding lipoyl synthase, whose protein sequence is MSAVAPDGRKMLRLEVRNAQTPIERKPEWIKTRAKMGPEYTKMQNLVKSEGLHTVCQEAGCPNIYECWEDREATFLIGGDQCTRRCDFCQIDTGKPEALDRDEPRRVGESVVTMDLNYATITGVARDDLEDGGAWLYAETVRQIHAQTANRETGPTKVELLAPDFNAVPEQLAEVFSSRPEVFAHNVETVPRIFKRIRPGFRYERSLKVITDARDYGLVTKSNLILGMGETREEVSEALRQLHEAGCELVTITQYLRPSVRHHPVERWVKPHEFVELKEEADQIGFSGVMSGPLVRSSYRAGRLYQMAIEKRGSYVASQAV, encoded by the coding sequence GTGTCCGCAGTCGCACCCGACGGACGCAAGATGCTGCGCCTGGAGGTCCGGAACGCCCAGACCCCCATCGAGCGCAAGCCCGAGTGGATCAAGACCCGGGCGAAAATGGGCCCCGAGTACACGAAGATGCAGAACCTCGTGAAGAGCGAGGGCCTGCACACGGTCTGCCAGGAAGCAGGCTGCCCCAACATCTACGAGTGCTGGGAAGACCGCGAGGCCACGTTCCTCATCGGCGGCGACCAGTGCACGAGGCGCTGCGACTTCTGCCAGATCGACACGGGCAAGCCCGAGGCGCTGGACCGGGACGAGCCGCGCCGCGTGGGCGAGTCCGTGGTCACCATGGACCTCAACTACGCGACCATCACGGGCGTCGCCCGCGACGACCTCGAGGACGGCGGCGCCTGGCTGTACGCCGAGACCGTGCGCCAGATCCACGCGCAGACGGCGAACCGCGAGACCGGCCCCACCAAGGTCGAGCTCCTCGCCCCCGACTTCAACGCGGTCCCCGAGCAGCTGGCCGAGGTCTTCTCCTCCCGGCCCGAGGTGTTCGCGCACAACGTCGAGACGGTGCCCCGCATCTTCAAGCGCATCCGCCCGGGCTTCCGCTACGAGCGCTCGCTGAAGGTCATCACCGACGCCCGCGACTACGGTCTGGTCACGAAGTCGAACCTGATCCTCGGCATGGGCGAGACCCGTGAAGAGGTCAGCGAGGCCCTGCGCCAGCTCCACGAGGCCGGCTGCGAGCTCGTCACCATCACGCAGTACCTGCGGCCCTCCGTGCGCCACCACCCCGTGGAGCGCTGGGTGAAGCCGCACGAGTTCGTCGAGCTGAAGGAGGAGGCCGACCAGATCGGCTTCTCCGGAGTCATGTCGGGCCCGCTGGTCCGCTCCTCGTACCGCGCGGGCCGCCTGTACCAGATGGCGATCGAGAAGCGGGGCTCGTACGTCGCCTCGCAGGCCGTCTGA
- a CDS encoding MarP family serine protease, protein MDLLDILLLLVILGYAASGYRRGLVAGCVSLAGFVGGAVIGVWVLPWMMDLVEAGTTAATVTAVLTVLVPAAAGHELAGRLALKLRRELDSGPLRAVDGVGGAAANSVAVLLVAWVAASVLGASASPVVTSSIRDSALLGAVQDAMPETTPTWFSRATSALTEAGFPQVFNPFENEPAASVAKPSGDSVTAAATRAAQRSTVKVEGAVGTQGREGSGFVYARERVMTNAHVVAGIDDPTVRVGGTGKAYEARVVLFDPQKDVAVLDVPGLEAPVLAFDTSATRGDAAVVAGYPQDGGLDLQAATVANKINARGQNIYGSDPVTREIYSIRSTVRPGNSGGPLLTTTGKVYGVVFARSTSDDETGYVLTADEVAGDAQRAAKAEAAVDTGDLVTS, encoded by the coding sequence GTGGACCTGCTCGACATCCTGCTGTTGCTGGTGATCCTCGGTTATGCGGCGTCCGGCTACCGGCGCGGGCTCGTCGCGGGCTGTGTGTCCCTGGCCGGCTTCGTGGGCGGTGCCGTGATCGGCGTGTGGGTGCTTCCCTGGATGATGGACCTGGTGGAGGCGGGGACCACGGCGGCCACGGTCACCGCGGTGCTCACGGTGCTGGTGCCCGCCGCCGCGGGCCACGAGCTGGCGGGCCGGCTGGCCCTGAAGCTCCGGCGCGAACTGGACAGCGGCCCCTTGCGCGCGGTCGACGGAGTGGGCGGCGCCGCGGCCAACTCGGTCGCCGTGCTGCTGGTGGCATGGGTCGCCGCGAGCGTCCTCGGCGCGTCGGCCTCACCCGTGGTCACCTCGTCGATCCGCGACTCCGCGCTGCTCGGCGCGGTGCAGGACGCGATGCCGGAGACCACCCCGACCTGGTTCTCCCGCGCCACCTCGGCGCTCACGGAGGCGGGTTTCCCGCAGGTCTTCAACCCCTTCGAGAACGAGCCGGCGGCCAGCGTCGCCAAGCCCTCGGGGGACAGCGTCACCGCGGCCGCCACCCGGGCCGCCCAGCGCTCCACCGTGAAGGTCGAGGGCGCGGTGGGCACCCAGGGCCGTGAGGGCAGCGGTTTCGTGTACGCGCGGGAGCGCGTGATGACCAACGCGCACGTGGTGGCGGGCATCGACGACCCGACCGTCCGCGTGGGCGGCACGGGCAAGGCGTACGAGGCGAGGGTCGTCCTCTTCGACCCGCAGAAGGACGTGGCCGTGCTCGACGTCCCGGGCCTGGAGGCGCCCGTCCTGGCCTTCGACACCAGCGCGACCCGTGGTGACGCGGCCGTGGTCGCGGGCTACCCGCAGGACGGCGGCCTCGACCTCCAGGCGGCCACCGTCGCCAACAAGATCAACGCCAGGGGCCAGAACATCTACGGCTCCGATCCGGTCACCCGCGAGATCTACTCGATCCGCTCCACGGTCCGGCCCGGCAACTCCGGCGGCCCCCTGCTGACCACCACCGGCAAGGTCTACGGCGTCGTCTTCGCCCGCTCCACGAGCGACGACGAGACGGGTTACGTACTGACCGCCGACGAGGTCGCGGGCGACGCCCAGCGCGCGGCGAAGGCGGAGGCCGCGGTGGACACGGGCGACCTCGTCACCTCCTGA